A single genomic interval of Streptomyces sp. 1222.5 harbors:
- the glmS gene encoding glutamine--fructose-6-phosphate transaminase (isomerizing), translated as MCGIVGYIGKRDVAPLLLEGLQRLEYRGYDSAGIVVTSPKAPGLKMVKAKGRVRDLEAKVPARFKGTTGIAHTRWATHGAPSDVNAHPHMSADSKVAVVHNGIIDNATDLRRKLEADGVEFLSETDTEVLTHLIARSQAEKLEDKVRQAVRLIEGTYGIAVLHADFPDRIVVARNGSPVVLGIGEKEMFVASDIAALVMHTRQIVTLDDGEMATLKADDFRTYTTEGTRTTAEPTTVEWEAESYDMGGHDTYMHKEIFEQADAVDRVLRGRIDDRFSTVHLGGLNLDAREARQIRRVKILGCGTSYHAGMIGAQMIEELARIPADAEPASEFRYRNAVVDPDTLYVAVSQSGETYDVLAAVQELKRKGARVFGVVNVVGSAIAREADAGIYVHAGPEVCVVSTKCFTNMTVAFALLALHLGRTRDLSVRDGKRIIEGLRKLPGQITEMLKQEEQIKELAELYADARSMLFIGRVRGYPVAREASLKLKEVSYIHAEAYPASELKHGPLALIEPALPTVAIVPDDDLLEKNRAALEEIKAREGKILAVAHQHQEKADQTIIVPKNEDELDPILMGIPLQLLAYHTAKALGRDIDKPRNLAKSVTVE; from the coding sequence ATGTGCGGAATCGTCGGATACATCGGGAAGCGTGACGTCGCGCCCCTCCTCCTGGAGGGCCTGCAGCGGCTGGAGTACCGCGGCTACGACTCCGCGGGCATCGTCGTCACCTCCCCGAAGGCGCCCGGCCTGAAGATGGTCAAGGCCAAGGGCCGGGTGCGCGATCTGGAGGCCAAGGTCCCGGCGCGCTTCAAGGGCACCACCGGTATCGCCCACACCCGCTGGGCCACCCACGGCGCCCCCTCCGACGTGAACGCCCACCCGCACATGTCGGCCGACAGCAAGGTCGCCGTCGTGCACAACGGCATCATCGACAACGCCACCGACCTGCGCCGCAAGCTGGAGGCGGACGGTGTCGAGTTCCTGTCCGAGACCGACACCGAGGTCCTCACCCACCTCATCGCCCGCTCGCAGGCCGAGAAGCTGGAGGACAAGGTCCGCCAGGCGGTCCGCCTGATCGAGGGCACGTACGGCATCGCCGTGCTGCACGCCGACTTCCCCGACCGGATCGTGGTGGCCCGCAACGGCTCCCCGGTCGTCCTCGGCATCGGCGAGAAGGAGATGTTCGTCGCCTCGGACATCGCCGCGCTGGTCATGCACACCCGGCAGATAGTGACCCTCGACGACGGCGAGATGGCCACCCTCAAGGCCGACGACTTCCGCACCTACACCACCGAGGGCACCCGTACGACGGCCGAGCCCACCACGGTGGAGTGGGAGGCCGAGTCGTACGACATGGGCGGCCACGACACCTACATGCACAAGGAGATCTTCGAGCAGGCCGACGCGGTCGACCGCGTGCTGCGCGGCCGCATCGACGACCGGTTCTCCACCGTGCACCTCGGCGGCCTCAACCTGGACGCCCGCGAGGCCCGGCAGATCCGCCGCGTGAAGATCCTCGGCTGCGGCACCTCGTACCACGCGGGCATGATCGGCGCCCAGATGATCGAGGAGCTGGCCCGCATCCCCGCCGACGCCGAGCCCGCCTCCGAGTTCCGCTACCGCAACGCGGTGGTCGACCCCGACACCCTCTACGTGGCCGTCTCCCAGTCCGGTGAGACGTACGACGTGCTCGCCGCCGTCCAGGAGCTCAAGCGCAAGGGCGCCCGGGTCTTCGGTGTCGTCAACGTGGTCGGCTCGGCGATCGCCCGCGAGGCGGACGCCGGCATCTACGTGCACGCCGGCCCCGAGGTCTGCGTGGTGTCGACCAAGTGCTTCACCAACATGACGGTCGCCTTCGCGCTGCTCGCCCTGCACCTCGGCCGCACCCGTGACCTCTCGGTCCGCGACGGCAAGCGGATCATCGAGGGCCTGCGGAAGCTGCCCGGGCAGATCACCGAGATGCTCAAGCAGGAGGAGCAGATCAAGGAGCTGGCCGAGCTGTACGCCGACGCCCGCTCGATGCTCTTCATCGGCCGGGTCCGCGGCTACCCGGTGGCCCGCGAGGCCTCGTTGAAGCTCAAGGAGGTCTCCTACATCCACGCCGAGGCCTACCCCGCCTCCGAGCTGAAGCACGGTCCGCTGGCGCTCATCGAGCCGGCCCTCCCCACGGTCGCGATCGTCCCCGACGACGACCTGCTGGAGAAGAACCGCGCGGCCCTGGAGGAGATCAAGGCACGCGAGGGCAAGATCCTGGCGGTGGCCCACCAGCACCAGGAGAAGGCCGACCAGACGATCATCGTGCCCAAGAACGAGGACGAGCTCGACCCCATCCTCATGGGCATCCCGCTCCAGCTCCTCGCCTACCACACGGCGAAGGCCCTGGGCCGTGACATCGACAAGCCGCGGAACCTCGCCAAGTCGGTGACGGTCGAGTAG
- a CDS encoding metallophosphoesterase family protein, translated as MGVPEKLAERMSMAERHEYLRARFSRRTMIRGGAVTLGAVTGGAFVPGATAQAAVPTQRTVATAESVDGSLVAPFGRHLAFGSDPRTEVTVSWQVPVAVKKPFIRIGAHPWDLSRRIDAEVRTLYTPAGVGASGDRTQYYLHAKLTHLRPGRTYYYGVGHHGFDPAEPHLAGTLGTFTTAPAHKEPFTFTAFGDEGVSYHGLANNALILGQDPAFHLHAGDIAYGDPAGQGRTTDTGFDSRTWDQFLYQTESVAKQVPWMPAYGNHDMEAWYSPNGYGGEEARWTLPDNGPDAGNLPGVYSFVYGNTAVISLDANDISFEIPANLGISGGTQTNWLEGQLKKFRASKDVDFIVVFFHHCAYCTSTAHASEGGVRQEWVPLFEKYTVDLVINGHNHQYERTDVIKGDKVTKKLPIGGTAYPETEGVVYVTAGAAGRSLYAFSAPDSYEGHEHEVDSVASFINTKDGKVDETVAWSRVRYLNYSFLRVDVVPAPKGRQATLKVSGIAETGDRIDHFTVSRRAK; from the coding sequence ATGGGCGTACCCGAGAAGCTGGCCGAGCGCATGAGCATGGCCGAGCGGCATGAGTACCTGCGCGCCAGATTCTCGCGGCGCACCATGATCAGGGGCGGCGCCGTCACGCTGGGCGCCGTCACGGGTGGCGCGTTCGTGCCGGGCGCCACCGCCCAGGCGGCCGTGCCCACGCAGCGCACCGTCGCCACCGCCGAGTCGGTCGACGGCTCCCTCGTCGCCCCCTTCGGCCGCCACCTGGCCTTCGGCAGCGACCCGCGGACCGAGGTCACCGTCTCCTGGCAGGTCCCGGTCGCGGTGAAGAAGCCCTTCATCCGCATCGGCGCCCACCCCTGGGACCTCTCGCGCAGGATCGACGCCGAGGTCCGCACCCTCTACACCCCGGCCGGTGTCGGCGCGAGCGGCGACCGCACCCAGTACTACCTGCACGCCAAGCTCACCCACCTGCGCCCGGGCCGGACCTACTACTACGGCGTCGGCCACCACGGCTTCGACCCGGCCGAGCCGCACCTGGCGGGCACCCTGGGCACCTTCACCACCGCCCCGGCGCACAAGGAGCCGTTCACCTTCACCGCCTTCGGCGACGAAGGCGTCAGCTACCACGGCCTGGCCAACAACGCCCTGATCCTCGGCCAGGACCCGGCCTTCCACCTGCATGCCGGTGACATTGCCTACGGTGACCCGGCCGGCCAGGGCCGGACCACCGACACCGGCTTCGACTCGCGCACCTGGGACCAGTTCCTGTACCAGACCGAGTCCGTGGCCAAGCAGGTGCCGTGGATGCCCGCGTACGGCAATCACGACATGGAGGCCTGGTACTCGCCGAACGGCTACGGCGGCGAGGAGGCCCGCTGGACCCTCCCGGACAACGGCCCGGACGCCGGCAACCTGCCGGGCGTCTACTCCTTCGTCTACGGCAACACCGCGGTCATCTCGCTGGACGCCAACGACATCTCCTTCGAGATCCCGGCGAACCTGGGCATCTCCGGAGGAACCCAGACGAACTGGCTTGAAGGGCAGCTGAAGAAGTTCCGCGCGTCGAAGGACGTCGACTTCATCGTGGTCTTCTTCCACCACTGCGCCTACTGCACCTCCACCGCGCACGCCTCGGAGGGGGGCGTGCGCCAGGAGTGGGTGCCGCTGTTCGAGAAGTACACGGTGGACCTGGTCATCAACGGTCACAACCACCAGTACGAGCGCACCGACGTCATCAAGGGCGACAAGGTCACCAAGAAGCTGCCGATCGGCGGCACGGCCTACCCCGAGACCGAGGGTGTGGTCTACGTCACCGCGGGCGCGGCGGGCCGCAGTCTCTACGCCTTCTCCGCCCCGGACTCCTACGAGGGTCACGAGCACGAGGTCGACTCGGTCGCCTCGTTCATCAACACCAAGGACGGCAAGGTCGACGAGACCGTCGCCTGGTCCCGGGTGCGCTACCTCAACTACTCCTTCCTGCGGGTGGACGTCGTGCCCGCGCCGAAGGGCCGGCAGGCCACGCTGAAGGTGTCGGGCATCGCCGAGACCGGCGACCGCATCGACCACTTCACGGTGTCCCGCCGGGCGAAGTAG
- a CDS encoding IucA/IucC family siderophore biosynthesis protein gives MSLADTVAHLSPERWETAGRLLIRKALAEFAHERLITPEPEGSGYVVRSDDGLTAYRFTAVRRALDHWQIDAPSITRHHDGVEVPLAPLDFFIELKESLGLSDEILPVYLEEISSTLSSTCYKLTKPRTTSAELARGGFQDVETGMTEGHPCFVANNGRLGFGVQEYLSYAPETASPVRLVWLAAHRSRAAFTAGVGIEYEDFVRQELGEATVERFHRQLTDLGLHPADYLLIPVHPWQWWNKLGVTFAAEVARRHLVCLGEGDDEYLAQQSIRTFFNTGDPRKHYVKTALSVLNMGFMRGLSAAYMEATPAINDWLAQLIENDPVLKSTGLSIIRERAAVGYRHLEYERATDRYSPYRKMLAALWRESPVPSLRDGESLATMASLLHVDHEGASFAGALIERSGLAPAEWLRQYLRAYYTPLLHSFYAYDLVYMPHGENVILVLADGVVQRAVYKDIAEEIAVMDPDAVLPPEVRRIRVEVPDDTKLLSIFTDVFDCFFRFLAAHLAAEGVLEEDGFWRTVAEVTREYQESNPELANRFRQYDMFAPEFALSCLNRLQLRNNRQMVDLADPSGALQLVGTLENPLAGR, from the coding sequence ATGAGTCTCGCCGACACCGTGGCCCACCTCTCCCCCGAGCGCTGGGAGACCGCCGGCCGCCTGCTGATCCGCAAGGCCCTCGCCGAGTTCGCGCACGAGCGCCTGATCACGCCCGAACCCGAGGGCAGCGGTTACGTCGTCCGCAGCGACGACGGGCTCACCGCCTACCGGTTCACCGCCGTCCGCAGGGCCCTCGACCACTGGCAGATCGACGCCCCGTCCATCACCCGGCACCACGACGGCGTCGAGGTCCCGCTCGCGCCGCTGGACTTCTTCATCGAGCTGAAGGAGTCCCTGGGGCTGAGCGACGAGATCCTGCCGGTGTACCTGGAGGAGATCTCCTCCACCCTCTCCAGTACCTGCTACAAGCTCACCAAGCCGAGGACGACCTCCGCCGAGCTGGCCCGCGGCGGTTTCCAGGACGTCGAGACCGGGATGACCGAGGGCCACCCCTGCTTCGTCGCGAACAACGGACGGCTCGGCTTCGGCGTCCAGGAGTACCTGTCCTACGCCCCGGAGACCGCGAGCCCCGTCCGGCTGGTGTGGCTGGCCGCGCACCGCTCCCGGGCCGCGTTCACGGCGGGCGTCGGGATCGAGTACGAGGACTTCGTCCGGCAGGAGCTGGGCGAGGCGACCGTCGAGAGGTTCCACCGGCAGCTGACCGATCTGGGTCTCCACCCCGCCGACTACCTCCTCATCCCCGTCCACCCCTGGCAGTGGTGGAACAAGCTCGGCGTCACCTTCGCCGCCGAGGTGGCACGCCGGCACCTGGTGTGCCTCGGCGAGGGCGACGACGAGTACCTGGCCCAGCAGTCCATCCGGACCTTCTTCAACACCGGCGACCCGCGCAAGCACTATGTGAAGACGGCCCTGTCGGTCCTCAATATGGGCTTCATGCGCGGCCTCTCGGCCGCCTACATGGAGGCCACGCCGGCGATCAACGACTGGCTGGCCCAGCTGATCGAGAACGACCCGGTGCTGAAGTCGACCGGCCTGTCGATCATCCGCGAGCGGGCGGCCGTCGGCTACCGGCACCTGGAGTACGAGCGGGCGACGGACCGCTACTCGCCGTACCGCAAGATGCTCGCCGCGCTGTGGCGGGAGAGCCCCGTGCCGTCGCTCCGGGACGGCGAGTCCCTCGCGACCATGGCCTCCCTGCTGCACGTGGACCACGAGGGCGCCTCCTTCGCGGGCGCCCTGATCGAGCGGTCGGGCCTGGCCCCGGCGGAGTGGCTGCGGCAGTACCTACGGGCCTACTACACCCCGCTGCTGCACAGCTTCTACGCCTACGACCTGGTGTACATGCCGCACGGCGAGAACGTCATCCTGGTGCTGGCGGACGGGGTCGTGCAGCGAGCGGTCTACAAGGACATCGCCGAGGAGATCGCGGTGATGGACCCGGACGCCGTCCTGCCGCCCGAGGTCCGCAGGATCCGGGTCGAGGTCCCGGACGACACCAAGCTGCTGTCGATCTTCACGGACGTCTTCGACTGCTTCTTCCGGTTCCTCGCCGCCCACCTCGCCGCCGAGGGCGTCCTGGAGGAGGACGGCTTCTGGCGCACGGTCGCCGAGGTCACCCGCGAGTACCAGGAGTCGAACCCCGAACTCGCCAACAGGTTCCGGCAGTACGACATGTTCGCCCCGGAGTTCGCGCTGTCCTGCCTCAACCGGCTCCAACTGCGCAACAACCGGCAGATGGTGGACCTCGCCGATCCGTCCGGCGCGCTCCAGCTGGTGGGGACCCTCGAGAACCCGCTGGCAGGCCGGTGA
- a CDS encoding beta-N-acetylhexosaminidase, whose protein sequence is MRRNHSTTPRTPRILGSLLLVAAAGVFTLGAAHPAPAAAPAPLDRVVPAPASVRADGAPYRITRTTGVRVDGSAEVRRIGTYLTGILRPSTGYPLPLTEQGTGGIRLHLVQGGFGAEGYRLQSGPGGVTITASAPAGLFHGVQTLRQLLPAAVERKTVQSGPWQIAGGTIEDRPRYSYRGAMLDVSRHFFTVTQVKRYIDQLALYKINELHLHLSDDQGWRIAVDSWPRLATHGGSTQVGGGRGGHFSKADYQEIVRYAASRYLEVVPEIDMPGHTNAALSSYAKLNCDGVAPPLYTGTRVGFSSLCVPKAVTYDFVDDVIRELAAITPGRYLHIGGDEAHSTGHADYVKFMDRVQPVVAKYGKKAVGWHQLTGAHPAAGALAQYWGLDGTAAAEKAQVAEAARHGTGLVLSPADRVYLDMKYTKDTRLGTKWAGMVEVKRSYDWNPGAYLPGVPASAIRGVEAPLWTETVKTSADIEYLAFPRLAGAAELGWSPAATHGWNGYKVRLAAQGPRWDALGIHYYRSPQVPWPKR, encoded by the coding sequence GTGAGACGGAACCACAGCACGACTCCCCGGACACCCCGCATCCTCGGATCGCTGCTGCTCGTGGCGGCGGCCGGGGTCTTCACCCTCGGCGCGGCCCACCCGGCGCCCGCGGCCGCCCCGGCCCCGCTGGACCGGGTGGTCCCGGCACCGGCCTCGGTCAGAGCCGACGGCGCCCCGTACCGCATCACCCGCACCACCGGCGTCCGGGTCGACGGCTCCGCCGAGGTCCGCCGGATCGGTACGTACCTCACCGGCATCCTGCGGCCCTCCACCGGCTACCCGCTGCCGCTCACCGAGCAGGGCACCGGCGGCATCCGACTCCACCTGGTCCAGGGCGGCTTCGGGGCGGAGGGCTACCGGCTGCAGAGCGGCCCGGGGGGTGTCACGATCACCGCGAGCGCCCCCGCCGGCCTCTTCCACGGCGTCCAGACCCTGCGCCAGCTCCTCCCGGCCGCCGTCGAGAGGAAGACCGTCCAGTCCGGTCCCTGGCAGATCGCCGGCGGCACGATCGAGGACCGCCCCCGGTACTCCTACCGAGGCGCCATGCTGGACGTCTCCCGGCACTTCTTCACCGTCACGCAGGTCAAGCGCTACATCGACCAGCTGGCGCTCTACAAGATCAACGAGCTGCACCTGCACCTCAGCGACGACCAGGGCTGGCGGATCGCCGTCGACTCCTGGCCCCGCCTGGCCACCCACGGCGGGTCCACCCAGGTCGGCGGCGGCAGAGGCGGCCACTTCAGCAAGGCCGACTACCAGGAGATCGTCCGGTACGCGGCCTCCCGCTACCTGGAGGTCGTCCCCGAGATCGACATGCCCGGCCACACCAACGCGGCCCTCTCCTCGTACGCGAAGCTCAACTGCGACGGCGTGGCACCCCCGCTGTACACGGGCACCCGGGTCGGCTTCAGCTCGCTGTGCGTGCCCAAGGCGGTCACCTACGACTTCGTGGACGACGTGATCAGGGAGCTGGCGGCGATCACGCCGGGCCGCTACCTCCACATCGGCGGCGACGAGGCGCACTCCACCGGCCACGCCGACTACGTGAAGTTCATGGACCGCGTGCAGCCGGTCGTGGCCAAGTACGGCAAGAAGGCCGTCGGCTGGCACCAGCTCACCGGCGCCCACCCGGCCGCGGGCGCCCTCGCCCAGTACTGGGGCCTCGACGGCACCGCCGCGGCGGAGAAGGCCCAGGTCGCCGAGGCCGCCCGGCACGGCACCGGGCTGGTCCTGTCCCCGGCCGACCGGGTCTACCTGGACATGAAGTACACGAAGGACACCAGGCTGGGCACGAAGTGGGCGGGCATGGTGGAGGTGAAGCGGTCCTACGACTGGAATCCGGGCGCCTATCTGCCGGGAGTCCCGGCGTCCGCGATCCGGGGCGTCGAGGCACCCCTGTGGACGGAGACCGTGAAGACGTCCGCCGACATCGAGTACCTGGCGTTCCCGCGGCTGGCGGGCGCGGCCGAGCTGGGCTGGTCGCCGGCGGCCACCCACGGCTGGAACGGCTACAAGGTGCGGCTGGCCGCCCAGGGACCGCGCTGGGACGCCCTCGGCATCCACTACTACCGGTCGCCGCAGGTCCCCTGGCCGAAGCGCTGA
- a CDS encoding DUF4429 domain-containing protein, which translates to MAEIIQKDGTWVFDGDVLRLTPGRDRNVSPLRRELGELVVPLGASAGVSFEQGRRSGRLRLRLRDGADPLLHATGGRLTEANDPYQLAVEPDRYGVAEYLADEVRNASLLDGVSPDPVGSYLLPGPSLPVSASAGDGTAGFDGERVRLEWNWKTEDAKAATGPRTIPLAEITGVEWQPAAGLENGYLRFRVRGAPVTAPPKYDPNAVELWGFKKDPLMALVAAAVQARLPHPSAPAAGGHAVLPKQLPPAGEPAGDGHDALLRRLRELGELHRDGVLTDDEFSLAKQAVLKRL; encoded by the coding sequence ATGGCGGAAATCATCCAGAAGGACGGCACCTGGGTCTTCGACGGCGATGTCCTGCGGCTGACTCCGGGCCGGGACCGGAACGTGAGCCCCCTCCGCCGCGAGCTGGGTGAACTCGTCGTGCCGCTGGGCGCGTCGGCCGGTGTCTCCTTCGAGCAGGGCCGGCGGTCGGGACGGCTGAGGCTGCGGCTGCGCGACGGCGCCGATCCGCTGCTGCACGCCACCGGCGGCCGGCTCACCGAGGCGAACGACCCCTATCAGCTGGCCGTCGAACCGGACCGGTACGGCGTCGCCGAGTACCTCGCCGACGAGGTCCGCAACGCCTCGCTGCTGGACGGGGTTTCGCCCGACCCGGTCGGCTCCTACCTGCTGCCGGGGCCGTCGCTGCCGGTGTCGGCGTCCGCCGGGGACGGCACGGCCGGTTTCGACGGGGAGCGGGTGCGGCTGGAGTGGAACTGGAAGACGGAGGACGCCAAGGCCGCCACCGGCCCCCGGACGATCCCGCTCGCGGAGATCACCGGCGTGGAGTGGCAGCCGGCGGCCGGGCTGGAGAACGGGTATCTGCGGTTCCGGGTGCGGGGCGCCCCCGTCACGGCGCCCCCGAAGTACGACCCGAACGCGGTGGAGCTGTGGGGCTTCAAGAAGGACCCGCTGATGGCGCTGGTCGCGGCCGCGGTCCAGGCCCGGCTGCCGCACCCGTCGGCGCCCGCCGCCGGTGGGCACGCCGTCCTCCCGAAGCAGCTGCCGCCGGCCGGGGAACCGGCCGGTGACGGCCACGACGCACTGCTTCGGCGGCTGCGCGAGCTGGGTGAACTGCATCGCGACGGTGTGCTGACGGACGACGAGTTCTCGCTGGCCAAGCAGGCGGTCCTCAAGCGCCTGTGA